In Gossypium arboreum isolate Shixiya-1 chromosome 6, ASM2569848v2, whole genome shotgun sequence, the following are encoded in one genomic region:
- the LOC108485897 gene encoding fasciclin-like arabinogalactan protein 3 has protein sequence MGVSANANTGAFLVFFIAAILLALSTTCTALNITKSLAPYSDYSTLSDLFSKTKLTDAINRRQTITILALDNNSIQSITDRSSDELRKILMNHIILDYYDRQKIQKLGKKSALLTTLYQTTGSAINQQGFVNITRIARGEVVFGSAVKGAPLVGKLLGSVIAQPFNLSVLHISTPIVAPGFGDAILAPPPPPGSSKPPAAAPKKSPSSPGPSEEEEDEDEAESPSPSESPAESPKAGKAKAKSRSKSPPEPDSDNDDNAEEPTPSASSRVVWLRVGVAAVIGLIASLVAL, from the coding sequence ATGGGTGTGAGTGCGAATGCCAATACTGGAGCCTTCCTCGTCTTCTTCATCGCTGCAATCTTGCTGGCCTTGTCCACTACCTGTACAGCTTTAAACATCACTAAGTCGCTTGCGCCGTACTCTGATTACAGCACTCTCAGCGATCTTTTCAGTAAGACCAAGCTGACCGATGCTATAAACCGTCGCCAGACCATTACCATACTAGCCCTGGACAATAATTCCATCCAATCCATCACAGACAGGTCCAGCGATGAACTGAGGAAGATTCTCATGAATCACATTATCCTCGACTATTACGATAGGCAAAAGATCCAAAAGCTGGGGAAGAAGAGCGCCCTCCTCACCACCTTGTATCAAACCACTGGTTCCGCTATAAATCAACAAGGTTTCGTCAACATTACCAGGATAGCACGGGGTGAGGTTGTATTTGGCTCCGCCGTGAAGGGTGCACCCCTAGTTGGTAAGCTTTTGGGGTCTGTCATCGCCCAGCCTTTCAACTTATCTGTGCTTCACATTAGCACACCCATTGTAGCTCCTGGCTTCGGCGATGCCATCCTTGCTCCTCCTCCACCCCCGGGTTCTTCCAAGCCCCCGGCCGCTGCTCCCAAGAAGTCCCCCAGTTCCCCTGGTCCATCCGAGGAAGAGGAGGATGAAGATGAAGCGGAGTCCCCTTCACCATCAGAATCGCCGGCTGAATCTCCTAAGGCCGGGAAGGCGAAGGCGAAGTCCAGGTCGAAATCGCCTCCTGAGCCCGATTCCGACAACGACGATAACGCTGAAGAGCCTACGCCTTCAGCTTCTTCTAGAGTAGTGTGGTTAAGGGTAGGCGTTGCAGCGGTTATAGGATTGATCGCAAGTTTAGTAGCATTATGA